One Salvia splendens isolate huo1 chromosome 1, SspV2, whole genome shotgun sequence genomic window, gtaaattAGAGTTTAATTTGAGACATACTTGTACGATAAAGAAGGCAGCCCATCCCACAATACATGAAAGCAGCATGATGGTGCCGGTGACCCAGTGCTGGTCGCTGTCGACTGCGGCTGCTTTGTGGCCGCTTCCGTGAGAGTATGTCGACTACGGGGCCCTTGTACAACGTCATCACTGAAAGGAAACAGAGAGAAAACATATCTGGAAAGCAGAATACATTGTAGCTTAAAGAGGAATATTGAAAAGCTACTGTCTCATTGCCTTGAAAGTTCGATACACCTTACACATATATAGCCTTATCAAGAAGCACCTAGAACTTTTACTAAATCAGAATGATAATCATCAATTTATCTGACTAATCATAACAGAAACTTGACTAATTCTACCTTGCAATCACTTGTACAGCCATGTCCCTATATGAGAGCTTGTGGTCCTTCACATTAGCTGGATTCTTTCCAGCTATGCATCCAAGTGATACGAATCCAGTACATCTGGTCTTGCGTGGATCTTGAGCACCAATGGAATGCATCGATTCATCACTTTTAGTACCAGCTTTCTGATCCTCCATCACTGCAACTTTAGCTTGAGGTTGTGCCTCTTCACATCCTTCAACAATCACCATCGCTCCCATCACCGTTATTAGTCTGCCTATCACTTTTGCCAAACTATGCACTTTTTTCAACTTCACCTTCTCCAACCTGCATCATGTCAAATAtgaatttgtcatatttttatatattaatttaataatagaGATTATATAAGTAGAGAAACATagtaaattgaaataaaaatgataGGTGATTTATACCTGAAAACAACAGCCATGATGAAAGTGATGGCAGGCAAGACGTTGACTGTGGCTGATGCAAATGTTGCAAATGTATACTCCATGCCAAAGTAGTACAAGTTTTGGTCCAGCACAGGCCTAATTAATATCATAtgcaaattatatttattacttACAACTACTAAAACGAAAAATCAGACATGAAAATAACATGAGTATAAGTGATTACGAGGATTCCTCCACAAAAATATTATTGTGTTTCAAGTTTCAACTTACTACTTTGCATGTACATGCACGCATATACCTACGTATATAGAGATAGATTCAACAAAATCCCAGGAGAAGTGaaaacttcattttttttaatcgagTTAGTTAATTTCACTGTAAATATACAGTATCAATTCCGTGCATTTAATATTTGAGTAACTCTTGTTTATAGTAATTTTATGTATATGGAGTGTTTAAGGGCATTACTctagaaaaaattaataatggAAAATGAAGAAGCCCATTTTATAGGTTTAATTAGCGGATTTAATTATCAAGGTGTAGTGctctttgattgaggtaatgtgTGGATGATGAGTGGACACTTAGGATTATATAATtgtttgttaattatttattgttcaTTCATTGGATGAATGTTAATAATTGTGGGGGATGTTTGgtttcattaattatttgtgtGCATGcaatttatttgcaattattgAAGCTAACGGACTTGAAGAAAGAGTTAAATTGCTTAAGGTATTTTGAATAGAATCCACTTTGATCTTatactaataattatttaatattaaagacGTGCATGGATGGGTCTAAAAGGTGGCTATAGTTTAGTTAATTCTTAATGCTCAATGTTTTTTCAATTTGATATCTTGATTCGATCACTATATATGTCTCCAATTTTGAGAGATCAATCTTACCATTGGTCAAGATTTTCATGTCGTTTCTTTTCTTAGTTTCtttttatgaatatttttattttaatttttagataaCGTATTAGTACTAGTACAATATATTGAAATGTATCGAACCGTAATCGAtgatgtatgtatatatttgatcaattcttttattgtttattttaagaaaataaattattttaatgagGTTAAAGTTGAGGCGCCGATGCAATATATAGCCGATATATATTAAAACGTACTGTACctaaaattatactagtatttatatGAGTTTTATGAGCCTCTTTTGAAAAAGTTggggatttgattttatttttttgctcATCTTTTTGTTGCATGGAGGAAGGCTAATTTATCTCTATATGCTTTATGGTCCTTAATATGTTGAAAAGAGATTTCGAAGAAAGGtgatgtagttaattaattaataaatcatgCACCAATAATTTGAAAAGGGAAACATAATTGTGTTTGCAAGCCCCGTCGACAATTAAAATTGTTACAATGAGCTTTTATTTCGATacaatttgtaaaattaaaaatgttaataatgaattttcaaatattaaaattaaactaaatgtaTAAGTTAAAACAAATAACGCTACACATACATTAATACTCACAATATTACATACTCGCACAAAATGTGTAACATAACATTTCTCATACATATTTACATagagtataatttataaatctGTGCACATGCATTATTATAAAGCATTAATTGTGTAGTTCACTATAAAGCCAAAAAAGTTCAATcattattatacatatatatggaaTTCTATATATCAATacaaaatatagatatataCATATACCATTAAGCATATTGGTGTAGTTTACTATAAAGCCAAAAAAGTTCAATCATTATATATTATACATATATGTGGAATTCTATATACCGATcaatacaaaatataaatagataCACATACCAATATGCTCCTATTACTTAATTAATACACAACTTAACAGTAGTAGACTAATTATATAATTTCACACCTATCCCAACgaaagataatatataagatAATTTGATACTGTTGATACTTATAAAAGGCGCACATCAGTTCTAAATAATTGCTAAGATTAATACTAGTAGCATTTGACCATGACGAAAGATACTTAGTTTTAGTATCTTTGAAATAGTTTATATGAATAAAGAAATTATTACTCCGAAGAAGAATCAACTGGAATATCATGATGCAATAATTCTCATGttctgaatatatatatatatatatatatatattaattaaataataaaaaaatacgtAATTAATCAAGGAAAAGATTGGAAGTAGATGTAGAATTTGCAGCAATTGGGAGACAAATGAAGAAGGATCCCAACTTTGAGATTGATGTTGGGTGGTTTCGTTGTAAGATCCCAACTTTGAGATTTGGTGGATTCCTACCTCATATttcgaaaaaattaaaaagccCCACTTTGATGAAATTATCACTCTCTAGTTTAATTCTATCTTGTTTCACTTAATTCAGATACTAAATATTCAGATCAAGATCAAGTTATAACATTTTTATGGTTTGGATATCTAATTTAActaaattcaaatattaaacaTATTCAGATGACGATCAATTTTATGGTTTGATTAGAACTTCTGTTTCGATTTAAACTTCACTTGAGATTATTGATGAAGATTGATGGATAGTTTATTACTCTCTGGTAGATGAAGATCGACTGATAGTGCCTCAacgtgtgtttttttttaatgattttaaatAGAACGCCtgcattattattttttattgttatttttattctgAATTGTGTATACACTTTAGGTTGTCATCTTTTGGTTTGAGAGCATTTTCGTAGCATATTAAAAGTATATGCATGGTGTTATATCTAAATATGTTACTATACTCCTACTTATTATCGATCATTCATTATATTCACGTAGAAATTAGATGATActgtacatattatattatacgGAGCCGTTGAGATACTATGTTTACTTGTTACTAAAGTTAAGTTTAATGTTATTTCTTATTTGgttgttttttttctaataatttttttaccATAACAATATATTTTGACATATCACTACAGTGCAATTACATTGTATCTCATGACTAATAGTCTCGCTTCCTCTCATATAACTAGTTTAATTCTAGACAAATTAATCTCATTTTAGCTCATATTGTATATTATTATAATCTTGTCTAATAAATCAAATGCGGCTtaaatctatatatatagtactattgTCCACTATCAATACCTTTGGTGGTAAATGAcaccaaaattaataaagtactgaaaaatagaaaaaaagagaatatGTTTATAATATTAGCAGCTAAGAATGAAatctacttcctccgtcccccaaatattaTCCCACTTTGATCCGGCACGGgctttaagaaatataatgtaaagtgagttgaaaaagttagtcgAATATGAGGCCTACTTTTacgtattagttttataataaaatgtgaataagaatgagttagtggaatatgaggttcactgtaaaaaatggtaaaaagtgaaacgagataaattttatgggacgaaaagaaatagaaaaatgggacacactttcagggacggagggagtagaaaattataaaaaatagaagATAGACTAATTTTTATGGACTTGTCATGGtagaaaaatatactccttccgttcctaaaaatttgtcacatattccattttcgtccgtcccacaaaatttgtcatatttcacattttaccatttttggtagtagattacacatttcactaactcatt contains:
- the LOC121796174 gene encoding WAT1-related protein At4g08300-like isoform X1; amino-acid sequence: MILIRPVLDQNLYYFGMEYTFATFASATVNVLPAITFIMAVVFRLEKVKLKKVHSLAKVIGRLITVMGAMVIVEGCEEAQPQAKVAVMEDQKAGTKSDESMHSIGAQDPRKTRCTGFVSLGCIAGKNPANVKDHKLSYRDMAVQVIASDDVVQGPRSRHTLTEAATKQPQSTATSTGSPAPSCCFHVLWDGLPSLSYKTKRWRSIRLSCHCHLCLIGAGIIVVGLYSVVWGKSRERSAAHNSDNKHSYINDDQLPVSDMKTSDQIDHQTTPKSLHVAEP
- the LOC121796174 gene encoding WAT1-related protein At4g08300-like isoform X2, giving the protein MEYTFATFASATVNVLPAITFIMAVVFRLEKVKLKKVHSLAKVIGRLITVMGAMVIVEGCEEAQPQAKVAVMEDQKAGTKSDESMHSIGAQDPRKTRCTGFVSLGCIAGKNPANVKDHKLSYRDMAVQVIASDDVVQGPRSRHTLTEAATKQPQSTATSTGSPAPSCCFHVLWDGLPSLSYKTKRWRSIRLSCHCHLCLIGAGIIVVGLYSVVWGKSRERSAAHNSDNKHSYINDDQLPVSDMKTSDQIDHQTTPKSLHVAEP